One genomic segment of Micromonospora sp. WMMC415 includes these proteins:
- a CDS encoding HAD family hydrolase, producing the protein MPSPPTVGFDLDMTLVDSRPGIAAAYRALTARTGVHVDADAAVSRLGPPLRTEIARWFPPEQVEDAVRTYRELYPAYAITPTVPLPGARAAIEAVRARGGRVLVVTSKLGRLARLHLDHLGLLVDEVAGDLFAEEKATALREHGATHYVGDHVADMVAARTAGVPGIAVATGPCTADELRAAGADLVLDDLTGFPAALDRMIRLALRQ; encoded by the coding sequence ATGCCTTCGCCGCCGACGGTCGGTTTCGACCTCGACATGACCCTGGTCGACTCCCGCCCCGGGATCGCCGCCGCGTACCGGGCGCTGACCGCCCGGACCGGCGTGCACGTGGACGCCGACGCGGCCGTGTCCCGGCTCGGGCCGCCGCTGCGGACCGAGATCGCCCGGTGGTTCCCGCCGGAGCAGGTCGAGGACGCGGTCCGCACCTACCGCGAGCTCTACCCGGCGTACGCGATCACACCGACCGTCCCGCTGCCCGGCGCGCGGGCGGCGATCGAGGCGGTCCGCGCCCGCGGGGGTCGGGTGCTCGTCGTCACGTCGAAGCTGGGCCGCCTGGCCCGGCTGCATCTGGACCACCTGGGCCTGCTGGTCGACGAGGTGGCCGGTGACCTGTTCGCCGAGGAGAAGGCGACCGCCCTGCGGGAGCACGGCGCCACCCACTACGTCGGCGACCACGTGGCGGACATGGTGGCCGCCCGGACCGCCGGGGTGCCCGGGATCGCGGTGGCCACCGGTCCCTGCACCGCCGACGAGCTGCGTGCGGCCGGCGCCGATCTGGTACTGGATGATCTCACCGGATTCCCGGCGGCGCTGGACCGCATGATCCGGCTAGCCTTGAGGCAGTAG
- a CDS encoding DUF2530 domain-containing protein gives MPKEQPPRPEPLDPPMVPFALAGMAAWAVAGVVLLLFRDRLIDNGHENWLWTCLAGFLWGFPGLAVMMRHDANRRRRRAGR, from the coding sequence GTGCCGAAGGAGCAGCCACCGCGGCCCGAGCCGCTCGACCCGCCGATGGTGCCGTTCGCCCTCGCCGGGATGGCCGCCTGGGCGGTCGCCGGGGTCGTGCTGCTGCTCTTCCGCGACCGGCTGATCGATAACGGGCACGAGAACTGGCTGTGGACCTGCCTGGCCGGTTTTCTGTGGGGGTTCCCCGGTCTCGCCGTGATGATGCGGCACGACGCGAACCGTCGCCGCCGCCGCGCCGGCCGCTGA
- a CDS encoding futalosine hydrolase: MTRLLVVTAVPAEADAVRAGLAAVLSTPPAGSGPGTAGAPDQVPTVASVGVGPAVAAAATARLLALAEAAGQPYAAVVSAGVAGGFPGKVAVGGAVVGTSAIAADLGADSPAGFIPVDQLGMPAELLGGGTTVTADPALVAALRTALPAAAVGPVLTVSTVTGTAASTDALRRRHPDAVAEAMEGYGVAVAAAHTDLPFVELRTVSNPVGPRDRDAWRLREALAALTEAAPALLALAAQ; the protein is encoded by the coding sequence GTGACGCGTCTGCTGGTGGTCACCGCGGTGCCCGCGGAGGCCGACGCGGTCCGGGCCGGCCTCGCCGCGGTTCTCTCCACCCCGCCCGCCGGGTCGGGCCCGGGCACCGCGGGTGCCCCGGATCAGGTTCCGACCGTGGCGTCGGTCGGTGTCGGTCCGGCGGTCGCGGCTGCCGCCACGGCCCGGCTGCTGGCACTGGCGGAGGCCGCCGGGCAGCCGTACGCGGCGGTCGTCAGCGCCGGCGTCGCGGGCGGCTTCCCCGGCAAGGTCGCGGTCGGCGGTGCGGTCGTCGGCACCAGCGCGATCGCCGCCGACCTGGGCGCCGATTCCCCGGCGGGTTTCATCCCGGTCGACCAGCTCGGCATGCCGGCGGAGCTGCTCGGCGGCGGCACCACCGTCACCGCCGACCCGGCGCTGGTGGCCGCCCTCCGGACCGCCCTCCCGGCCGCCGCCGTGGGCCCGGTGCTGACCGTCAGCACGGTCACCGGCACCGCCGCCAGCACCGACGCGCTACGCCGCCGGCATCCCGACGCCGTGGCCGAGGCCATGGAGGGGTACGGGGTTGCCGTCGCCGCCGCGCACACCGACCTGCCCTTCGTGGAGCTGCGTACGGTCTCCAACCCGGTCGGCCCGCGCGACCGCGACGCCTGGCGCCTGCGCGAGGCGCTCGCCGCCCTCACCGAGGCCGCCCCGGCCCTCCTGGCCCTGGCCGCTCAGTAG
- a CDS encoding MFS transporter has protein sequence MPLFSRSERSVLGRTVGTGIKAVRLLFRGSVSSSRWVTRSAGRARARGAGGEVGMVRLFDLHAISCAGDTLIAIGLAGTIFFNVPLGEARSKVALYLLVTMVPFAMLAPVVGPLLDHFRHGRRYALAATMLGRAFLAWLISDYIHGFGLYPAAFGVLALSRAYGVARSAAVPRLLPEGIGLSQAGARASVYGTVAGALVAPIGLAAFWFGPQWPLRVASVIFLVGMVISLRLPPKADSEPPERVPRPLRALGRRTGDRPLGRGRPHGRLVIATLVGAATLRAVYGFLLLFLAFAIKAGDLTTTFFGRTLSDEAALGLVGGALAVGSFLATAIGTRLRIHRPTALQSSGMVVVAGVAVLAALKFSLPMVALLCLVAALMSGIAKLAVDASIQERIPERLRASSFAHSETVLMLAFVAGGGLGLVPFDGRLGIAVAAGVAALATARGVVVAGRLRAEKLAGRPLADDELTEDESAPDEPGHLGRTVEDATPTSPAPTRSGPVDDDGLAPPGYHIYRPSSAVAGPGGTDEETRREPRGPLT, from the coding sequence ATGCCGTTGTTCTCCCGGTCCGAGCGTTCCGTCCTCGGGCGGACCGTCGGCACGGGCATCAAGGCCGTCCGTCTGCTGTTCCGCGGCTCGGTCAGCAGCAGCCGCTGGGTGACCCGCTCGGCGGGGCGCGCCCGGGCGCGGGGTGCCGGCGGCGAGGTCGGCATGGTCCGCCTGTTCGACCTGCACGCGATCTCCTGCGCCGGGGACACGCTCATCGCGATCGGCCTCGCCGGGACGATCTTCTTCAACGTCCCGCTCGGCGAGGCACGCAGCAAGGTCGCGCTCTACCTGCTGGTGACGATGGTGCCGTTCGCCATGCTGGCGCCGGTGGTCGGCCCGCTGCTCGACCACTTCCGGCACGGTCGCCGGTACGCGCTGGCCGCCACCATGCTCGGGCGGGCCTTCCTGGCCTGGCTGATCTCCGACTACATCCACGGCTTCGGCCTCTATCCGGCGGCCTTCGGCGTCCTGGCACTCTCCCGCGCGTACGGGGTGGCCCGCTCGGCCGCCGTGCCGCGGCTGCTCCCGGAGGGCATCGGGCTGTCCCAGGCCGGGGCCCGGGCCAGCGTCTACGGCACGGTCGCCGGGGCCCTGGTCGCCCCGATCGGCCTGGCCGCCTTCTGGTTCGGGCCGCAGTGGCCGCTACGGGTCGCCTCGGTGATCTTCCTGGTCGGCATGGTCATCTCGCTGCGCCTGCCACCGAAGGCGGATTCGGAGCCGCCGGAGCGGGTGCCGCGCCCGCTGCGGGCGCTGGGGCGGCGTACCGGGGATCGGCCGTTGGGCCGGGGCCGTCCGCACGGCCGGCTCGTGATCGCCACCCTCGTCGGCGCCGCCACCTTGCGCGCCGTCTACGGCTTCCTCCTGCTCTTCCTCGCCTTCGCGATCAAGGCCGGTGACCTCACCACCACCTTCTTCGGCCGGACCCTCAGCGACGAGGCGGCCCTGGGCCTGGTCGGCGGCGCCCTGGCGGTCGGCAGCTTCCTCGCCACCGCGATCGGCACCCGGCTGCGCATCCACCGGCCGACGGCACTCCAGTCCAGCGGGATGGTCGTGGTCGCCGGCGTGGCCGTCCTCGCCGCGCTGAAGTTCTCGCTCCCGATGGTCGCGCTGCTCTGCCTGGTCGCCGCCCTGATGAGCGGCATCGCGAAACTCGCGGTCGACGCGTCGATCCAGGAACGCATCCCGGAGCGGCTGCGGGCCAGTTCGTTCGCCCACTCGGAGACCGTCCTGATGCTCGCGTTCGTGGCCGGCGGCGGCCTGGGGCTCGTCCCGTTCGACGGTCGGCTCGGCATCGCGGTCGCCGCGGGCGTGGCGGCGCTCGCCACCGCGCGCGGCGTCGTGGTCGCGGGCCGGCTGCGCGCCGAGAAGCTGGCCGGCCGGCCGCTCGCCGACGACGAGCTCACCGAGGACGAGTCGGCCCCCGACGAGCCCGGGCACCTGGGCCGCACCGTCGAGGACGCCACCCCCACCTCCCCCGCTCCCACCCGGAGCGGGCCGGTGGACGACGACGGTCTGGCCCCACCGGGCTACCACATCTACCGCCCGTCGTCGGCGGTCGCCGGCCCGGGCGGCACCGACGAGGAGACCCGCCGGGAGCCCCGGGGGCCGCTCACGTGA
- a CDS encoding DUF3027 domain-containing protein encodes MGNNGGVTRPASARAARLDQVCAAAVELARDAITEVDPSDVGDHIQAVADGDRLVTHYFECRLAGYRGWRWAVTVTRVPRSRTVTICETVLLPGPDALLAPGWLPWQERLKPGDLGPGDLLPTPPEDERLQPGYLLSDDPAVEETAWELGLGRARVLSREGRGEAAQRWYDSDHGPAAPISTAAPAAARCGTCGFYLPLAGAMRQAFGACGNFYAPDDGRVVSSDHGCGAHSEILVETPETPVEEMPTVYDDSAVEAVSVSRAHGSVEAAEPAEPYGHP; translated from the coding sequence ATGGGGAACAATGGTGGGGTGACCAGGCCCGCCTCCGCTCGTGCCGCCCGCCTCGACCAGGTCTGCGCCGCCGCCGTCGAGTTGGCGCGCGACGCCATCACCGAGGTCGACCCATCGGACGTCGGCGACCACATCCAGGCCGTCGCGGACGGCGACCGCCTCGTCACGCACTACTTCGAGTGCCGGTTGGCCGGCTACCGCGGCTGGCGCTGGGCGGTCACCGTCACCCGGGTGCCCCGGAGCCGGACCGTGACCATCTGCGAGACCGTGCTGCTGCCCGGCCCGGACGCGCTGCTCGCTCCCGGCTGGCTGCCCTGGCAGGAGCGCCTGAAGCCGGGCGACCTCGGCCCCGGGGACCTGCTGCCCACCCCGCCGGAGGACGAGCGCCTCCAGCCCGGTTACCTGCTCTCCGACGACCCGGCGGTCGAGGAGACCGCGTGGGAGCTGGGCCTCGGCCGGGCGCGGGTGCTGTCCCGGGAGGGGCGCGGTGAGGCCGCCCAGCGGTGGTACGACAGCGACCACGGGCCCGCCGCGCCGATCTCCACCGCGGCCCCCGCCGCCGCCCGCTGCGGCACCTGCGGCTTCTACCTGCCGCTGGCCGGCGCCATGCGGCAGGCCTTCGGCGCCTGCGGCAACTTCTACGCGCCGGACGACGGCCGGGTGGTCAGCTCCGACCACGGCTGCGGCGCCCACTCGGAGATCCTCGTCGAGACCCCGGAGACGCCGGTCGAGGAGATGCCGACCGTCTACGACGACAGCGCGGTCGAGGCCGTCTCGGTCAGCCGGGCGCACGGGTCGGTGGAGGCCGCCGAGCCGGCCGAGCCGTACGGGCACCCGTAA
- a CDS encoding cold-shock protein: protein MPTGRVKWYDATKGYGFVTSDEGGDVFLPKAALPAGVTDLKGGQRIDFSVVDSRRGAQAMGVKLLEAPPSVAELRRRPAEELHGLVEDMIKVLEAKVQPDLRRGRFPDRKTAQKIAQLVHAVARELEV from the coding sequence GTGCCGACGGGCCGAGTGAAGTGGTACGACGCGACCAAGGGATACGGGTTCGTCACCAGTGACGAGGGTGGCGACGTGTTCCTGCCCAAGGCCGCGCTACCGGCGGGTGTCACCGACCTCAAGGGCGGTCAGCGGATCGACTTCAGTGTGGTCGACAGCCGTCGGGGCGCCCAGGCGATGGGGGTCAAGCTGCTGGAGGCCCCGCCCTCGGTGGCGGAGCTGCGCCGCCGGCCGGCCGAGGAGCTGCACGGCCTCGTCGAAGACATGATCAAGGTGCTCGAGGCGAAGGTCCAGCCGGACCTGCGCCGGGGCCGCTTCCCGGACCGGAAGACCGCGCAGAAGATCGCTCAGCTGGTCCACGCGGTCGCCCGCGAGCTGGAGGTCTGA
- a CDS encoding GNAT family N-acetyltransferase, with protein MVKLGALLRALRRAADLSQRELAEKSGVPQATLARIEAERTTNPRFRTVERLVRAAGGVVVAGLPGSAAHVVPPPPVPHDEWTDEAGRRYPAHLDAWEVREPRDWPGAWWAEWYRLPPERYPLKVPAFAYEVNRQYRDQRRRAEEIRRTFRVRRVTGAGLPETSWRFVAELPDGELIGELRAHERSPHLRNGDEPRGEREVVLDGVLVAAWYRRLGVGRRLVERLVEEMDRAGVRTSWALADVAESRLLFACGYRAERRAWTLRLDRPPVAY; from the coding sequence GTGGTGAAACTCGGTGCCCTGCTCCGAGCGCTTCGTCGCGCGGCAGATCTGAGCCAGCGGGAGCTGGCGGAGAAGTCCGGCGTGCCGCAGGCGACCCTGGCGCGCATCGAGGCGGAGCGTACGACGAATCCACGGTTCCGGACGGTGGAGCGGTTGGTGCGGGCGGCCGGCGGCGTGGTGGTCGCAGGGCTGCCGGGCTCCGCGGCGCATGTGGTGCCTCCACCGCCGGTGCCGCACGACGAGTGGACGGACGAGGCGGGGCGTCGCTACCCGGCGCACCTTGACGCCTGGGAGGTCCGCGAGCCGAGAGACTGGCCGGGTGCCTGGTGGGCGGAGTGGTACCGGCTGCCGCCGGAGCGGTACCCGCTCAAGGTTCCGGCGTTCGCGTACGAGGTGAACCGCCAATACCGGGACCAACGTCGGCGGGCCGAGGAGATCCGCCGGACCTTCCGGGTGCGGCGCGTGACCGGTGCCGGGCTGCCGGAGACCTCGTGGCGGTTCGTCGCCGAACTGCCGGACGGCGAGCTGATCGGTGAACTACGCGCCCACGAGCGCAGCCCGCACCTCCGTAACGGTGACGAGCCGCGTGGCGAGCGGGAAGTCGTGCTGGATGGGGTGCTGGTAGCCGCCTGGTACCGGCGCCTGGGCGTGGGCCGGCGCCTGGTCGAGCGCCTCGTGGAGGAGATGGACCGGGCGGGAGTCAGGACGTCGTGGGCGCTCGCCGACGTTGCCGAGTCCCGTCTGCTGTTCGCCTGTGGGTACCGGGCCGAGAGGCGAGCGTGGACGTTGCGGTTGGATCGCCCGCCCGTTGCCTACTGA
- a CDS encoding 1,4-dihydroxy-6-naphthoate synthase, which produces MALSLAISPCPNDTFVFHALVHGQVPGAPPVEVTYADVDVTNTAAERGAFDLVKVSYAALPWLLDDYHLLPCGGALGRGCGPLVLTRPDRAPASRAARASHASLADLTGATVAVPGDRTTAYLLFRLWSAGRPPARIEVVPFHEIMPGVAAGRYDAGLVIHEARFTYPRHGLTALVDLGEWWEADTGLPIPLGAILARRGTVDPAAAAEWIRESVRRAWADPAASREYVLTHAQEMEPDVVDRHIGLYVNEFTADLGEAGFAAVEALLGRAADAGLVPQTSSSRATAWTS; this is translated from the coding sequence GTGGCGCTCTCGCTGGCGATCTCGCCCTGCCCCAACGACACGTTCGTCTTCCACGCTCTCGTGCACGGGCAGGTGCCGGGGGCACCGCCGGTCGAGGTGACCTACGCGGACGTGGACGTCACCAACACCGCCGCCGAACGCGGGGCGTTCGACCTGGTCAAGGTGAGCTACGCGGCGCTGCCGTGGCTGCTCGACGACTACCACCTGCTGCCCTGCGGCGGCGCGCTCGGCCGGGGCTGCGGCCCGCTGGTGCTGACCCGACCCGACCGCGCCCCCGCCAGCCGAGCCGCCCGCGCCAGCCACGCCAGCCTCGCGGACCTGACCGGCGCCACGGTGGCCGTGCCGGGGGACCGGACCACGGCGTACCTGCTGTTCCGGCTGTGGTCGGCCGGCCGGCCGCCGGCCCGGATCGAGGTGGTGCCGTTCCACGAGATCATGCCGGGGGTCGCGGCCGGACGGTACGACGCCGGCCTGGTGATCCACGAGGCGCGGTTCACCTATCCGCGACACGGTCTGACCGCCCTGGTCGACCTCGGTGAGTGGTGGGAGGCCGACACCGGCCTCCCGATCCCGCTCGGCGCGATCCTGGCCCGGCGCGGCACGGTGGACCCGGCGGCCGCCGCGGAGTGGATCCGGGAGTCGGTCCGCCGGGCCTGGGCGGACCCGGCGGCCAGCCGGGAGTACGTGCTGACGCACGCGCAGGAGATGGAGCCCGACGTGGTGGACCGGCACATCGGCCTCTACGTCAACGAGTTCACCGCCGACCTGGGTGAGGCCGGGTTCGCCGCCGTCGAGGCGCTGCTCGGCCGGGCCGCCGACGCCGGGCTGGTGCCTCAGACCTCCAGCTCGCGGGCGACCGCGTGGACCAGCTGA
- a CDS encoding NCS2 family permease, producing MAVAPPDNGTPSAEPRNGFDRYFEISARGSTMSREVRGGLATFFTMAYIVVLNPLILGSAVDGDGQKLPIPALAAATALIAGLMTILMGVVGRFPLALAAGLGVNALVAYEIAPEMTWADAMGLVVIEGLIIAVLVLTGLRTAVFRSVPTQMKTAIGVGIGLFLTIIGLVDAGFVRRIPDEANTTVPVGLGIGGKLVSWPMLVFVVGLLVTLVLVVRRVKGAILIGILASTALAMIVEALGNIGPSFVDGVSNPKGWSLNVPELPSTIVDVPDLSLLGNFNVLDSWSRAGWLVVLMFVFTLLITDFFDTMGTMVAVGQEGSMLDERGTPPRAREILLVDSIAAASGGAASVSSNTSYIESAAGVAEGARTGVANLVTGVLFLLAMFLAPLVVVVPFEAASTALVVVGFLMMTAVRTIDWTDYEIAIPAFLTIVLMPFTYSISNGIGAGLITYVVVKLAKGKAREIHPLLYGVAALFVLYFLRGPIESVLQ from the coding sequence ATGGCAGTAGCCCCGCCCGACAACGGCACACCGTCCGCAGAGCCGCGGAACGGTTTCGACCGCTACTTCGAGATCTCCGCCCGTGGCTCGACGATGAGCCGCGAGGTCCGCGGTGGCCTGGCCACCTTCTTCACGATGGCGTACATCGTGGTGCTCAACCCGCTCATCCTCGGCTCCGCCGTCGACGGTGACGGCCAGAAGCTGCCGATCCCCGCCCTCGCCGCGGCGACCGCCCTGATCGCCGGCCTGATGACGATCCTGATGGGCGTGGTCGGCCGGTTCCCGCTGGCGCTCGCCGCCGGCCTCGGCGTCAACGCGCTGGTCGCGTACGAGATCGCACCGGAGATGACCTGGGCGGACGCGATGGGCTTGGTGGTGATCGAGGGTCTGATCATCGCGGTGCTGGTGCTCACCGGTCTGCGTACGGCGGTGTTCCGCTCGGTGCCCACGCAGATGAAGACCGCGATCGGCGTCGGCATCGGCCTCTTCCTGACCATCATCGGCCTGGTCGACGCGGGCTTCGTGCGGCGGATCCCGGACGAGGCGAACACCACCGTCCCGGTCGGCCTGGGCATCGGCGGCAAGCTGGTCAGCTGGCCGATGCTGGTGTTCGTGGTGGGTCTGCTGGTGACCCTGGTGCTGGTGGTGCGCCGGGTCAAGGGCGCGATCCTCATCGGCATCCTCGCCTCGACCGCGCTGGCGATGATCGTCGAGGCGCTGGGGAACATCGGCCCGTCCTTCGTCGACGGTGTGTCGAACCCCAAGGGCTGGTCGCTGAACGTGCCGGAGCTGCCGAGCACGATCGTCGACGTGCCGGACCTGTCGCTGCTCGGCAACTTCAACGTGCTCGACTCGTGGAGCCGCGCCGGCTGGCTGGTCGTGCTGATGTTCGTCTTCACCCTGCTGATCACCGACTTCTTCGACACGATGGGCACGATGGTCGCGGTCGGCCAGGAGGGGAGCATGCTCGACGAGCGGGGCACCCCGCCGCGGGCGCGGGAGATCCTGCTGGTCGACTCGATCGCCGCGGCCAGCGGTGGCGCGGCGAGCGTGTCCAGCAACACGTCGTACATCGAGAGCGCCGCCGGTGTCGCGGAGGGTGCCCGGACCGGCGTGGCCAACCTGGTCACCGGCGTGCTGTTCCTGCTGGCGATGTTCCTGGCGCCGCTGGTGGTGGTCGTGCCGTTCGAGGCGGCGTCGACCGCGCTCGTCGTGGTCGGCTTCCTGATGATGACGGCGGTCCGGACGATCGACTGGACGGACTACGAGATCGCGATCCCGGCGTTCCTCACGATCGTGCTGATGCCGTTCACGTACTCGATCTCCAACGGGATCGGCGCCGGCCTGATCACGTACGTGGTGGTGAAGCTCGCGAAGGGCAAGGCGCGGGAGATCCACCCGTTGCTCTACGGCGTCGCCGCTCTGTTCGTGCTGTACTTCCTGCGCGGGCCCATCGAGTCCGTGCTGCAGTGA
- a CDS encoding helicase-associated domain-containing protein → MSTSLADHLRALPDESLAALLQQRPDLVVPVPADIAALAIRAQSRVSVARALDGLDQFTLQILDAARLTREPSDGTTSVDAVLAMATAGAQPPAPATVRAAVERLRSLLLLYGPDDRLHLVGGVDEISPYPAGLGRPAAELDLRTAALCADPAKLRRTLLAAPPSARAILDRLAAGPPVGSVPPGALQAPPVGAEDDLPPDLTNGGAPTGSPVRWLVDHRLLVPVTTGRSGGPGTVELPREIGLLLRRDTGPLGPLRTSPPPVSAAPREPKAVDSAGAGQTMEVVRQTESLLEQLAAEPAPVLRSGGLGVRDLRRLARAVGLDESTAALLLEASYAAGLTGELELPGAVTTRHGADQQVVPSAGFEVWRAGSLAQRWEQLARAWLTMTRQPGLVGQRDDRDRPITVLSPEAERAGAPTVRRAVLQVLADLEPATAPTPEEVLALLDWRAPRRSRGREAAHREVLAEAAALGVTGLGALTSYGRLLLADVTSGDERGADDPLGLRADAEGEPSTAVRALDALLPAPVDHFLVQADLTVVVPGPPDPTLAAELDVVAEHESAGGASVHRVTPASVRRALDAGYSADDLHGLFRRRSRTPVPQGLTYLVDDIARRHGGLRVGSAGAYVRSDDEALLTEVVADRRLEALALRRLAPTVLATPYQVGRMLTMLREAGYAPVPEDATGAAVLTRPKARRAPARVSVAARTVDPLTAPKLPMPRLLGVVEQIRRGDAAARAARRAPAVVRGQVPTGPVPVHSHSDALAVLQQAVRDKALVWVGYVDAHGATASRLVRPVSIGAGYLRAEDERTEMLHTFALHRITAAVLED, encoded by the coding sequence ATGAGCACCTCACTCGCCGACCACCTGCGCGCGCTGCCCGACGAGTCACTCGCGGCCCTGCTCCAGCAGCGGCCCGACCTCGTCGTGCCCGTGCCGGCCGACATCGCCGCGCTCGCCATCCGCGCCCAGTCCCGGGTGTCGGTGGCCCGCGCCCTGGACGGCCTGGACCAGTTCACGCTCCAGATCCTGGACGCCGCCCGCCTCACCCGGGAGCCGTCGGACGGCACCACCAGCGTCGACGCCGTACTCGCCATGGCGACCGCCGGGGCGCAGCCGCCCGCCCCGGCCACCGTACGGGCGGCGGTGGAGCGGCTCCGGTCCCTCCTGCTGCTGTACGGCCCCGACGACCGGCTCCACCTGGTCGGTGGCGTCGACGAGATCTCCCCGTACCCGGCGGGGCTGGGCCGGCCGGCCGCGGAGCTGGACCTGCGGACGGCGGCGCTCTGCGCGGACCCGGCGAAGCTGCGGCGCACGCTGCTGGCGGCACCGCCCTCGGCGCGGGCGATCCTGGACCGGCTGGCCGCCGGACCGCCGGTCGGGAGCGTGCCGCCGGGCGCCCTGCAGGCCCCACCGGTCGGCGCGGAGGACGACCTGCCGCCCGACCTGACGAACGGCGGGGCGCCGACCGGCTCACCGGTGCGCTGGCTGGTCGACCACCGGCTGCTGGTGCCCGTCACGACCGGCCGGAGCGGCGGGCCCGGCACGGTGGAGCTGCCCCGGGAGATCGGGCTGCTGCTGCGCCGGGACACCGGCCCGCTCGGCCCGCTGCGCACCAGCCCGCCGCCGGTGTCGGCCGCGCCCCGCGAGCCCAAGGCCGTCGACTCGGCCGGGGCCGGGCAGACCATGGAGGTGGTACGCCAGACGGAGTCGCTGCTCGAACAGCTCGCCGCCGAGCCCGCCCCGGTCCTGCGCTCCGGTGGCCTCGGTGTCCGCGACCTGCGCCGGTTGGCTCGTGCCGTCGGGCTGGACGAGTCGACGGCCGCCCTGCTGCTGGAGGCGTCGTACGCGGCGGGGCTGACCGGCGAGCTGGAGCTGCCCGGGGCGGTGACCACCCGGCACGGCGCCGACCAGCAGGTGGTGCCGAGCGCCGGGTTCGAGGTGTGGCGGGCCGGGTCGTTGGCCCAGCGGTGGGAGCAGCTGGCCCGGGCGTGGCTGACGATGACCCGGCAGCCGGGGCTGGTCGGTCAACGCGACGACCGGGACCGGCCGATCACGGTGCTCTCCCCGGAGGCGGAGCGGGCCGGGGCGCCAACCGTCCGGCGGGCGGTGCTCCAGGTCCTCGCGGATCTGGAGCCGGCCACCGCGCCCACCCCGGAGGAGGTGTTGGCCCTGCTCGACTGGCGGGCGCCGCGGCGCAGCCGGGGACGGGAGGCGGCGCACCGGGAGGTGCTGGCCGAGGCGGCCGCGCTGGGCGTGACCGGGCTGGGGGCGCTCACCTCGTACGGGCGGCTGCTGCTCGCCGACGTGACGTCGGGCGACGAGCGGGGCGCGGACGACCCGCTGGGGCTGCGGGCCGACGCCGAGGGCGAGCCGTCCACAGCGGTCCGCGCCCTGGACGCGCTGCTGCCCGCCCCCGTCGACCACTTCCTCGTCCAGGCCGACCTGACTGTCGTGGTGCCCGGTCCGCCCGACCCGACGCTCGCGGCGGAACTCGACGTGGTGGCCGAGCACGAGTCGGCCGGCGGCGCCAGCGTGCACCGGGTCACCCCGGCGAGCGTGCGCCGGGCGCTGGACGCCGGTTACTCCGCCGACGACCTGCACGGGCTGTTCCGGCGGCGCTCCCGCACCCCGGTGCCGCAGGGGCTCACGTACCTGGTGGACGACATCGCCCGCCGGCACGGCGGCCTGCGGGTGGGCTCGGCGGGGGCGTACGTGCGCAGCGACGACGAGGCGCTGCTCACCGAGGTGGTGGCGGACCGGCGGCTGGAGGCGTTGGCGCTGCGCCGGCTCGCGCCGACCGTGCTGGCCACCCCGTACCAGGTGGGCCGGATGCTCACGATGTTGCGTGAGGCGGGGTACGCGCCGGTGCCGGAGGACGCCACCGGGGCGGCGGTGCTCACCCGGCCCAAGGCTCGCCGGGCTCCGGCGCGCGTGTCGGTCGCCGCGCGGACCGTCGACCCGCTCACCGCCCCGAAGTTGCCGATGCCCCGCCTGCTCGGCGTGGTCGAGCAGATCCGGCGTGGCGACGCCGCCGCCCGGGCGGCCCGGCGGGCACCGGCGGTGGTGCGCGGTCAGGTCCCCACCGGCCCGGTGCCGGTGCACAGCCACAGCGACGCGCTGGCGGTCCTGCAGCAGGCGGTACGGGACAAGGCGCTGGTCTGGGTGGGGTACGTCGACGCGCACGGGGCGACCGCGTCGCGGCTGGTGCGGCCCGTGTCGATCGGGGCGGGCTACCTGCGGGCCGAGGACGAGCGGACGGAGATGCTGCACACGTTCGCCCTGCACCGGATCACGGCGGCGGTCTTGGAGGACTGA